Below is a genomic region from Prolixibacteraceae bacterium.
GGTAGGATATGCTGGACTTATTCCAACGATCCGTGCCATTGAAGCAAATAAACCCATTGCTTTGGCCAATAAAGAGACATTAGTAGTTGCAGGAGATCTAATTAACGAGAAGGTGAAACAACATCAAGTTGCCATCCTTCCTGTTGACTCAGAACACTCAGCCATATTTCAATGTCTAACGGGAGAACATCTAAATCCTATTGAACAGATATATCTTACTTGTTCAGGAGGTCCTTTCTTAGGAAAAACAAGAGATGAGCTGAAACATGTTACAGCAAAAGATGCATTAAAACATCCCAATTGGGATATGGGAGCAAAGATATCGATCGATTCGGCTACCATGATGAACAAAGGTTTTGAAGTCATTGAAGCCAAATGGCTATTTGACTTAACTCCAGACCAAATAAAAGTCATCGTGCACCCTCAAAGTATCGTACACTCACTTGTTCAGTTCGAAGACGGATCAATGAAAGCACAAATGGGTTTACCAGATATGAAACTTCCAATTCAATATGCTTTAACATATCCAGAGAGATATAAGACCTCTTTCGAACGTTTCAATTTCATGGACTATCCGAATTTAACATTTTCGGCTCCTGATATGGAAACATTTTCCAACCTACGTCTAGCATATCAAGCAATGGATGAAGGAGGGAATAAAGCCTGTGCATTGAATGCTGCCAACGAGATTGTAGTAAAAGCATTCTTAAACAATGAGATCTCATTCTTAGGTATGCCTAAAGTCAATGAGCTTGTGATGGAAAAAATTTCTTATATTGCCAAACCCACTCTTGATGATTATATTGAAACAGATAAAGTCGCAAGAGAGATGGCAATTGAGTTAATAAAAAAAAGAACAATATAACACATGGAAATATTTGTAAGAGTTGCACAACTCCTTCTTAGTTTATCACTATTGGTAATTATCCACGAGTTTGGACACTTTATGTTTGCAAAATTATTCAAATGTAGGGTAGAAAAATTCTATCTTTTCTTTGATCCGTACTTCTCTATCTTCAAAAAGAAAATTGGAGAGACAGAGTATGGTATTGGATGGCTTCCTCTTGGAGGGTATGTTAAGATCTCCGGGATGATCGATGAGTCGATGGACAAAGAGCAGATGAAGCAAGAGCCTCAGCCGTGGGAATTTAGATCTAAGCCGGCATGGCAACGTCTTCTTGTCATGATTGGTGGTGTTCTTAACAACGTAATACTTGCTTGTGTCATATACACTGCAATGAGTTATGTATGGGGTGAAAGCTATCTTCCTAACGACAACGTTAAATATGGAGTCCAAACAACAGAGATCTCTAAAGAAGTTGGTATCCATGATGGCGATAAAATTATCTCTATTGATGGAACAAAAATTGATCGATTTTCTCAAATTAATCAATTCATACTTCTTGAAGATGCACAAAAGCTGACCGTTAAAAGAGATGGTGAACTAGTAACACTAGACATTCCATCTAATACCATTGCAAAACTTATCTCTTCTAAAACTTCATTTGTATATCCAAGAAGACCATTTGATGGAACTATTGATGCTTTTGCAAAAAACTCGGCAGCTCGTAATGCTGGACTAGATTTGGAAGACAAAATCATCTCGGTTGACAATAATAGATTTCAATATATTGATCAAGTACAATCCTATTTTAAAGAGAATGCTGGTAAAGATGTAGTGGTTGAATTTAACCATGACGGGCAAGAGAAAGAGTCAATGCTAAAGGTTAATGACAAAGGATTTATTGGAGTACAGTTTAGCAGCTACGATTTCGAATTAGCAACCATTCATTATAGTTTCTTTGAGTCTATTCCAAGAGGAATGGAGAGAGGTAAAAATTCTATTGTCAACTACTTAAAACAGCTGAAGTTGATGGGCAACCCTGACACAGGAGCCTACAAAAGTGTTGGTGGTTTTATTTCAATTGGTAAGATATTCCCTACATACTGGGATTGGTATAGCTTCTGGAATATGACAGCACTTCTATCCATCATACTTGCTGTAATGAACATACTACCTATTCCTGCGTTAGATGGAGGACACGTACTGTTCCTTCTTTTTGAGATCATTACAAGAAGGAAGCCAAACGAAAAGTTCCTTGAGTATGCACAAACAGCTGGAATGTTTATTCTACTAGCACTGCTACTTTATGCGAATGGAAATGACATCATTAAGTTGATATTTAATTAAAAACATTATCTCACACTAAATATACTAGCATTATGAATCACGGTGTAATATTAGGCATGTTTGGAGGTCAGGAGATCTTCATCATAGCACTTGTTATATTAGTTCTCTTTGGTGGAAAAAAGATTCCAGAACTAATGAGAGGCGTTGGCAAAGGGTTGAAAGAGTTTAAAAATGAGACCAAGGAAGACGATGCTGAAAAGAAAGAAGACGAGAAGAAATAATTCATAGGGGAAACCCAACGATGTAAAAAAAAGCGATCCTTTATAGGGTCCTTTTTTTTTGCTATATTTAGAGGAGTAGATCAAATATTAGAGTTTTACCATCATACCCTTATTGATATGAAAAAGAATAGAATATTTCAATTTTTAACTGTCATCACACTGATCATTGGATTAAGTTCCTGCGGCGGCGGAAGTAAGAAACTGATGAAGAAAGCGACTGGTAAGCCAGGTAGCCTAGTTGTAGTTGTTCCTGATAATATATGGAATGGACCAGCAGGAACAAGCATTCGTGAATTTCTTGCTCAACCTGTACCTAGCCTTCCACAAGACGAACCAGTGTTGGATGTGATCAATATCCCAAATCAAGGTTTTACTGACATATTCCGTACCACTAGAAATATTCTACTCGTAAAAGTGGACGATCGTCTAGAGAAAAATCAAATCTCTTTTGCGAAAGATGTATGGTCCACTCCACAGACGGTAATTCACCTAAAGGCAAAATCAGAGAAGGAGCTTATCGATCTTTTCACCAAAAACCAAAGAAAGATTCTAAGCTATTATCTTCGTGCCGAATATGGTATACTGATGGACACCTACAGCAAAGAGACTTTCCGAAACAAACCAGTAGGAAAATACCTATTAAAGAAATATAACATCAACATGAACTTCCCTAAAGGGTTCCAGATAGCAAAAGATGTTCCAAACTTTAGTTGGATTAGATACGAATCAAGAGAAACAAGTCAAGGTGTATTTGTATGGAGTACTCCATATACAGACGAAAGCCAGTTTAAAGTGGAGAACCTTGTTGCCATGCGTGATTCTATACTTAAAGCTAATGTTGAAGGACCTGCTCCACACTCTTTTATGACAACTGAAAAAAGAATCGAGACCCTAAGTCGTGTATTCAAATTAAATGGAAATTACGCCAAAGAGTTGAGAGGACTTTGGAAAGTAGAAGGAGACTTTATGGGAGGACCATGGGTTAGTATCTCTGTATTAGACGTCATTAAAAAACGTATTATAACAGTCGATGGATATCTCTATTCTCCAAAGATGGATAAGAGAAACCTTCTTCGTCAAGTAGAAGCTATTCTTAGGTCCGTAAGTTTCCCATACCAAAAGAAATTAGATATGGCTAACAATAAAATCGATCAAATGAATGTAGATATTACTGTGAAGCCAACAAAATAATATCACCTTAATGGTTGTATTCATAAAAGAATCCCATCCCCATATATCTTGTACTCAAGTATAGGGAATGGGACTCTTTTATGAATTATATTTATCCTTGATGAATATCAGTCTTATTACCCTAAGAAAGCAGTATACATCCAAACCAACTTCTCTTGCTCTCTAATATAATCACTCATCAACGCATTCGTACCTTCATCACCATATTCATCGCTCAATGTAAGAATAGCTCGTTGCTTTCTAATCAATGTTTCAAAACCATCTAATACTGACTCTACCGTTGATTTAGCATCGTCTAACCCTACAGCTTCTTTAATCTCTGAATCTTGTATATAGGCAGAAAATGAATGCAATGGAGATGCTCCTAACGTCAAGACCCTCTCTGCGATTTCATCTACCTTCACGATAGTATCATTATACAACTCTTCAAACTTCACGTGTAGTTCAAAGAACTTTTCTCCTTTAATATTCCAATGAAAACCTCTTAGGTTCATATAAAAAACCTGATAGTTTGCTAAAAGATCATTCAATTGCTTTGCCAAGACTTGTGCTTCTGCTTCTACTAATCCAATACGATTCATAACGTTCTTTTTTATTATTTTCTGATACAAACATAAACACTAATTACCTGACAATCAAATCAATAATAACTATGTCATCATAAATAAAACTTATATACCTAAGACAAGGACTGTTCGTAAAAAGAAAACAAGCCTACCTCATCTCATTCTAAAAATCATAGTTTGCCTCTGCTTTTCATATTAAAAGAGAAGCTGCCAGACTATATCCTAAAGAGGTATCATTCTATAGCCTAGGCTTTTAAGCCTAGTGGAGTAGATTATATAGTGTCGTAATTATTAAAGTGTCATCAGAAATAATCCATTTACATCATTAAAAGAGATCTCCACGACCGATATTAACAGGTCGAATTATTCAATATCACGCATCTGTTTTTGCTGCAACAATGCACTGAAGGCGCTACAGTTAATAGCCCAGTGCGAAGCGCTGGGTATAGACACCCCTCCAAGAATAAGGGCTGTAAGTCCGATCCATGGAATTGGAATTGCTACATTTGACCAGCTATAAAGCTTAGCACTTTCAGTGCATTGGTATTGCAAAGGGAAATGAATTATTTTATGAACAAGCCATGATTGATATCATTACCTACTCTTCCACAAGTCATATGTTACAGAGAATTGTATTCCTCCATTCTTCATCCAATTATCATGTTCTTCTGTAGTATTCTTGTTCACATCATTCAATCCATACGTAGTTCTTAGATCAATCCCTAAAGGCAAATTCCGAACCTTATAATGCACACCTAACGATATAGAGTAATCCATCTGTTTAAAGTCCACCTTTTCATACTTATCGTATATCAGGTTATCAATAACGACATTCGGAGCAAGATTCTCTCCCTGTTCATCCATAACGACCAGCTCTCCTTCCCAATCATGGTTACTACTCAGCAAGAGTCCAAAACGGAACCCACCAAATACTTTCCATGGAGAATCTCCAAAGTGATAACAGAAAAGTATAGGCAATGCCAAATAGTTATTTTTAAAAGAGGATTCACCCGTTAAAGTATAATCATATGAAATTGGGGTATCCATAGATGAATCTTCATATGTTCCACTCATATCTGTAGCACCAAAACTACCTGTTTGGACAAAATAGAGCTCAGTTTGAAGACTAAACTTTTCACTCAATGCATAGTTCATATAAAGTCCCTCAACAAGCCCATTTCTCATTCTTCCATCAGGACTTCCAGACACATAGTAGAAACTCTCATTCACTCCGACACGTAGCCCTAAAGTTATCTTACCTCTCTCCATATTATCCTGAGCAGAAGCAATAAAACTTGAACATATACAGACACATATTAAGATCACATTTCTCATAGTAATAAATCTTAGATAACCGATTAAATATCTTGAATCAATCAGTATAATGAAACTTTGGCTTACAGTAAAACACACTGCAAAACCATAATGTTCACATCATTACATATGAATTATCTACGAATCATCAACAAGGAGTAAAATAGCAATTGAATTATGAAATAAGCTATAAGGCCATGTAAATATATCTTGTTAAACAAGGCACAAAGATGAGGAAATAACTTCCCCGATGAGAATATTTCTTAACGAAGGATAAACCATATAGAATATGAGAATATAGCTTATCTACATATGCAGTTGGAGTTATACGAACCTAAGTTTGTATAATCTAAGATAGCCATCGAGACACAACTTCTGTAATATCTCGATGGTTTGTTTTATGATAGGTTAACCACCCCTTCGGGCATATCTTGATATTCATACGCTTGGTTACGCAATTGAGGCATAAACCCAGCTTCAACAATGGCCTTTTGGATACCTTCGGCATCCATCTGATAATTGGCACCAGCAGAAGAGACCACATTCTCTTCAATCATTATGGAACCCATATCATTCGCCCCTGCATAAAGCGTAGCTTGTGCTGTTGCTTTTCCTACAGTCAACCATGAAGCTTGAATATTAGGCACATTATTCAACAAAATACGACTCATCGCAATCAAACGAACGTAGCTTGCTGGAGTAATTGGCTTGCAATCAAACTCCTCGGCTAACTTAGTTCCTTCCGTATAGACCGTCCATGGAATAAAAGCCGTAAAACCATCACTTCCTTCAGGCCTTGATGCTTGAACCTCTCTTAATTTCAAAAGATGCTCAACCCGCTCCTGTAGTGTTTCGATATGGCCAAACATCATCGTAGCTGAGGTTACCATATTCAATTTATGGGCTTCCCTCATTACATCTAACCACTGATCTGTTGTAGCCTTACCTGGAGATAATTTCTTTCGAACCCTATCAGATAAGATCTCCGCACCTGCACCAGGAAGGCTATCCAGTCCTGCCTTCATTAAACGAACCAAAGTATCGCGATAGGATAGACGACTCTTACGTGCAATATGGTGTATCTCTGGAGGACCTAATGAGTGAAGTTTTACCTCAGGATATCTCGATTTTAATGATGAGTATAACTCCTCATAGAACTCAATCCCATACTTTGGATGCATACCTCCTTGAAGCAGGAGTTGATTACCACCCCTCTTTAACATCTCCTCTATTTTCTCCACATACTCATCAATAGTTGTAGTGAAAGTATCCTCATCTTTAAGCTTACGATGAAAATTACAGAAGGAGCAGTTAGAGACACATACATTCGTAATGTTAACATTACGATCTATAATCCATGTAACCTTATTATCGTCACGATATCTCTTACGAATCTCATTAGCGACATAACTCAACTCACTCAATGGACTCTCTTCATAAAGAAACAGACCTTCCTCCACGGTAAGTGGCTGAAGTGCTATCGCTTTATTATATATTGCTATTCTATCCATATGCTTACAAACCTATTTATTTTTCAAGAACTCGTACTCGGGTTAATACCAACCCTATTTTTAAATAGGGTTGAATTCCCATTGAATTATACTTCTCAAATGTACATATTTGAAATATCAGATAAAATAAAAGAGTGTAAAATCTTCTATTTTAAAATCTTAACAACATCTTCATAAAACATGCTAGATGTCCTAGTGTTTCCTACCACAACAAATAGCAATTCAAAATAAATTCACCATCAACAATTACAATACACAACATTAATTAACAATAATGTAACGATGCAACACAAATATATTGCAACTCATATTATTATGTTTATACACAAATCACTTTCAATAGAGATAAATTTAAGAAATGAGATTCTTTATTATAGATCAATATCTAACGTAAATCAGAATATCCTTTCAATTCCTATACATGAAACAACTATTCACTATTATTTGTATCTCCCTTGCTTTCTCTCTGTCTGCAAAAGATACACAAGCATCAAAGGGAACCTCAAGTTTTTATAAAGTAAACTTTGTAGAAGATCCTTATTTCGGTCTAGAATACAAACTGGGTACCAAAGGTGCTCTAGATATAACTGCTGGGTTTAACATCAATGTGTTTTACCGTACCCTTATTCCTGAATTACGAATAGGGTATCGATACTATCACAGCATTCTACGAAGAGAACGCATGAATAAAAGAACCAAGTTTAACTGTGCCGATTTCTTTCTTGCAGACATCTGTTTTGCTTCAAAACCTTTAATCCCCGAACATCTATATTTTATTCCCAAAGAGATAAGCAAACCTTATATGCAAGATCCTTTTGGCTTGTCATGGACATTACAATATGGAACAAGAACGTTCTTTAACCCACTACTCTATTTAGAATTACGATTAGGCGTACAACAACGCTGGTTCTATACAAGTGAACAACCTCCTAGCCCAGAAGAGATAACTTGCAAACTAGACATCGCTTTCGGTATCATCATTCCCTTCAAATCTAAAAAGCCATAATATATGAAATCAAAAATAATACTTACTGTCCTGTTCGTAATTACACTTTTCTCTTGTGCCCAATGGGATAATGATATCGCGCCATATATTGAAGGCGAACACAACCCTGAACTTATTGGCAAATGGGTCAGTTATGAATACCGAAATGATCCAACCATTGGGAGCTATGTTATATACACTTCCGAAGGAATGTATTATCTCTATTACGACCATAAACTTTTACACAGAAGATTTTGGAAAACAGAAGGCAACAAGATTTCTATATTAAATAATAGAGGTCGTAAAATCATAAATAACAATGGCCCCACTAAAAGAGAAATATACTACCACATACAGAAGGATACACTTTACCCCTTCATCTATTACAAAGAGACCTTCGAAGAGCTAAAGGAAACCTTTGGTTGCTATGTCAAAGTAAAAGAATAATGTAAAAATGAAAAATACAACCATCATCATATTATTGATACTATTCTGTTCCTGTGCATCATGGGATAACAGAATCATCCCATACGCAGAAGGAGAGCATGATCCTGCGTTAATTGGTAAATGGATACCATATTCTTATGCTCATAAAAATAATAAGAAAGCATATGTAACTGTAGAGTACTTAGAAGATGGAGTCTGTTTTCAATATTCAAACAAGACGATTAGAGAATTCTGGAGATCTAAAGGAAATACCATCATCTCTGTTCCTGATAGAGGTAGACGATGGGTCAATACTGATAATACGCCATTTGAAATGACCGAAGTGTACTTAATTGTGAAAGATACCCTTTATTACTCATATGATGAAGAGATATCTCTCGAAGCATTACGAAATGGCAATAACAAGTTGGTTAGATATAAAGAATAGTCCAAACCATTTCAACATGACCACAAAATATATCATGTCATTCTTCACCATGTAAGACCAGCTATGAAACAACTAATTATCATCATTATGATCTTCTTGGCTTTGAACCTATCAGCCCAAGAAAAAGAAACACCCCAAGGAACAACAAGTTATTATAAGATAAATGTTCTAGCTGATCCATCTATTGGTTTAGAACACAAGGTTGGAAAAAAAGGAACATTAGACTTAAATGCTGGGCTCAACTTTAATATCTTATACAAAACCATTATTCCAGAACTGCATATAGGCTATCGATATTATTTTGGCATCCTAAGACGAGAGCGCTTTAAAATACCAACAGACTACAACGCCTCTGATTTCTTTCTTGTGGACCTTTGTGTGGCATACAAAAACATATCGAATAAAAAGGTGTATTTCCTTCCTAAAGACCCCTCTAAAGCGTCCATGGCAAACCCATATGGTCTATCATGGACATTTCAATATGGAACACGATTTATCGTTAACCAATTTTATATTGAAGCAAGAGCAGGCATACAAGGACGCTGGTTCTATGCCAACCACCATACACTTTATAGAGAAGGGATTACATTAAAAATAGACCTCGCAATGGGACTTATGATTCCATATCAATCAAAAAAACAACATTAAACCAAACCAATCAAATCGATGAAATCACTTATCACCATACTACTCCTATCCTTATGTTTTACAGCTTTCCCAAAACGAAAAGTTACGACACACACATCACTAAATATTGAGTGGATCAAACAGAAGAAGAAAAAGGTCAAGGTTCGATACAATCAATTAAAGATCAAAATACCAACCCATCTTATCATAAATAGATCGGAAATGGATACTATCGCTCTAAAAGAGTACTGCGTGCAATATCTTCACGGAACGGAAGATGCTAGAAGGTACAAAAACGGTAAATTTGTCCCATTTGTAGTTGGCTTTTCAACACCAATTATCGGTATTGCAAGTCCAATGATTTCAAGTCTTGTATTAACCTCAACGGTATATGGAGGGTCTCTTCTTATCTATAATCCCAAACCAGAAAAAAACAGACGATTAATGAATGGCTCCAAAAATATTGATCAAATCTCAAACAGTGCATATCGAGAAGGATACCGTAAAAGCGTGCGCAGAACTAAGTTAAATGCACAACTTGCAGGAATAGCATCTTCCACTGCCGCATTAATCACATTCGTTTCCGTAGTCTATTAATACCAATTGTATGAACACCCACAGTAGATCATAACAACCAAATAATGTACAACTAGCATTTTATGTCTGAACACCTTTGGGTCTCTTTAAGTATTAAAATATTATACAATCCTAACAACACAATAGATCCCCCTAAATAAAATAGTGGCCAAACAGGATTCGTTCTTAGAAATAACTCAGAAAACATCGCTCCGATCATTGATAAAATTACACCAACAGACGAGACATATCCTAGATTTATTGACATCTTATTATTTAAACTTCTAAAAAATGACAATACAGTCACCAACAGACAACTGATGCAGACAACCAACATAGTAGAACCGATACCGAACCTAAAAAGATCAGGATCAATATGTAATGGTTTTGCCATGTCCTCAAACCCTTTTACTGCTGAAGGAAAACCTAACAATTTTGAGATACTAAACCTTAAAAATATCAGCCCTATAAAAAGATTACTTATAGTATAAACAATACGCCTCATTCCATAATATTTTAAATAATTAAACATCCAATTAACAACAACACAATGCACACTCCAAAGTGATTTTTTAAACAACATCTCACATATGTAAATAATACCAATCACATATTTAAATGACCTAGACCCTCATGTTCTATCTTGTTTATTTCGTTGCAAAATATCTCTGTATAAAAAACGATACTGCCATTTATGCCTTGTATAAAAAAAATATTCACAAGTTTTTATTGCTCATTTCAGAATCTAAAAGGTGTAAAACAGAACTCAAGAGTATGACGTGATATAGTTAACATGAACGCAGTAACATTGTTCCTCTGTTTAGCTTTTTTTTGTGAATGTTATTTTTGTAAAACAAGATTCATCTTTAATTTACACTACCTACATGACCTTTTCTATATCAAATCACCTATACCTGAGAACTACTTGCTAGGGGGTTGATAGGTACCTCCTCCTACCTTTGTCCATGGTTCAGCCATGGTTCGTCCATGGTTTGTCCATCGATTTCGGGGGTCTCGATGGCTGAATCATGGCTATACCATGGACGAATCTTGGACAAAGGTGGGAGATGGTACGAAGGAAAGTGGGAGAAGACACCTAGGAAGTATGGTGTGGAGATCTGTAAAAACGATCTATATTACTCTGTAGCCCTTTTAATATGTATAATACTATTCAAATGATCAAATAAGCTATAACGTGATTTTTCACTGGCATCCTAAAAGTATGATCTATATAAAGATAAAGAATTGTACTCTCAAATCAAATTCATATCAAGATTTCGTCATCTATCTATCTAAAAAAACAACGGGTTATTATTACCGAACACCACAAAGTAGCTTTAAGTAATGCTGTGGTGTAGGAGTTTAATGCAGACCAATCATTATGTGGACATAGAACAGGTGACATAGATTGTAGCAGTTTGTGCCAATGCATTTACATTGTCTTGAGAATTGATTTGTTGACACATATATATCTTACTGCTACAACCAACTACAATGCTTCCACTTTCTCTGAAAAGGATATCTAGCTTAGTGCAAGGTTCAGGGATGAAGCGTTTATATCTCCTTCACATGCCTATGAATTGCCACAAACTAAGCATTATTGGATATAAAATGTAAAGAGTAAGTCACATTTGATGATTGAATGGGTGCATAATATTGTATAGTTTACTTGTCAAATTAATGCATTTAACATATTTTCGAGATATAATCTATTTTAGATATTATAAGACTGTAGTATCAATAGAATGATGGAGCTACTTCTGTTATAAACATACTTCTATATTAATTCTTTAAAGGTAGCTATAGGGAGTAGTCATGTTAGGTATTTGTAATCTATATGATAGACATGTATTTTATATTCTCACCCTAGTATGCTCTAAATACATCATTATATTCGAGTGGTCGATTTAAACCTAATTGTGTAATAAACACCTATGAATAAACAAGAGAAAACAGATAGACGACGAAAAGGTTTATATTATGCATTGCCTATCATCCAAGAACAACCCGACTTCTTTGATTATCGTTGGAAAATTAATGTGAAGCAGGCAGATGAAGAGAAATTGGTTCTACGATATACTGGATTTGAATTTTGGGTTGGGCTGGGGATTGTTGCGTTGATATGTTTTGGAGCTTTCACCCAGATATTTATCGAAGATGGTTTTTTCGTTGATATTTTTGTGAAGAAGGATTTTACGGGAGCATATTTCTTTATATTATATTTCATGTTTTTTGCTTTATCAGTACCTGTATTTTTACACTGCTTTACTCCCCGGAAGTATTGGGTTTTTAATCGTAAGACAAAGATGGTGACTGTTCCTGGTAAATTTTTTGTAAAAGGTTATGATATTCCATTTGATCAGATTCGTATAGAGTATAGGAGCTCAGGAAGTGGAAGTACCGGTTCTTCACAGACCTACCCCGTTGTAATGATTCCAGATGAGGGGGGTATTTGGAGTTTTTTTAAATCTAATTGGGTCTTCTTAGAGAAAGCAGGTCCCGGCTATAATAATCGTGCCTGGAGTTTCTATACATGGTATATGGACAGGAATAGGCCTTTGCCCCCAGGCAAGACGTTTGACCCGATTCGAGAGCGAGAGTTTTTGTTGCGCAAAGAGCGAGGCTTTCCCTATCCTGAATATTTTAGTTTTATTCCTACCCCCGAAGCGAATCCAACCTTTCAAGCCGAACGCGATAAGGTATGGACCGATGCGATGTTGGGAGGTGATATTTATAAGTATGGTAAGGTCGATTTAAATGACGACATCTATCCAGAAGGATCATTTCTTGTTCGTGATAGGCTCTCTGATTTCATATATGATCCTACCGAAGAAGAGAAGAAAAGTTGTTGGCACTATGACGTGTTTGAATATCAAGATAACTTTCGTTTGGCTCCAGAAGTTAATTATGTTCGTTACATATTTGAAAATGGGGAGGTTGGGTACTCTAAAGTAATATTATCAGAAGTTGTAGCCCCCCCTACAAGTATGAACTATAAAACGGAATATATCTATAGTCCATTTATTGAGACCAAAGATTATTATCAAGAGATTTGGGATCGACAAAAGTCTAGCTTTTTTGACGATTGTGGACGATAACATTTCATCTAGAATACCCCCCAATTAAAATTACAGGAGGAAGCACTTCAACGGCACTAAGGATTGAAGCACAAGTGATGGGACAACCGCTGGGCAC
It encodes:
- a CDS encoding DNA starvation/stationary phase protection protein, giving the protein MNRIGLVEAEAQVLAKQLNDLLANYQVFYMNLRGFHWNIKGEKFFELHVKFEELYNDTIVKVDEIAERVLTLGASPLHSFSAYIQDSEIKEAVGLDDAKSTVESVLDGFETLIRKQRAILTLSDEYGDEGTNALMSDYIREQEKLVWMYTAFLG
- a CDS encoding PorT family protein, encoding MRNVILICVCICSSFIASAQDNMERGKITLGLRVGVNESFYYVSGSPDGRMRNGLVEGLYMNYALSEKFSLQTELYFVQTGSFGATDMSGTYEDSSMDTPISYDYTLTGESSFKNNYLALPILFCYHFGDSPWKVFGGFRFGLLLSSNHDWEGELVVMDEQGENLAPNVVIDNLIYDKYEKVDFKQMDYSISLGVHYKVRNLPLGIDLRTTYGLNDVNKNTTEEHDNWMKNGGIQFSVTYDLWKSR
- the mqnC gene encoding dehypoxanthine futalosine cyclase produces the protein MDRIAIYNKAIALQPLTVEEGLFLYEESPLSELSYVANEIRKRYRDDNKVTWIIDRNVNITNVCVSNCSFCNFHRKLKDEDTFTTTIDEYVEKIEEMLKRGGNQLLLQGGMHPKYGIEFYEELYSSLKSRYPEVKLHSLGPPEIHHIARKSRLSYRDTLVRLMKAGLDSLPGAGAEILSDRVRKKLSPGKATTDQWLDVMREAHKLNMVTSATMMFGHIETLQERVEHLLKLREVQASRPEGSDGFTAFIPWTVYTEGTKLAEEFDCKPITPASYVRLIAMSRILLNNVPNIQASWLTVGKATAQATLYAGANDMGSIMIEENVVSSAGANYQMDAEGIQKAIVEAGFMPQLRNQAYEYQDMPEGVVNLS
- the rseP gene encoding RIP metalloprotease RseP, which produces MEIFVRVAQLLLSLSLLVIIHEFGHFMFAKLFKCRVEKFYLFFDPYFSIFKKKIGETEYGIGWLPLGGYVKISGMIDESMDKEQMKQEPQPWEFRSKPAWQRLLVMIGGVLNNVILACVIYTAMSYVWGESYLPNDNVKYGVQTTEISKEVGIHDGDKIISIDGTKIDRFSQINQFILLEDAQKLTVKRDGELVTLDIPSNTIAKLISSKTSFVYPRRPFDGTIDAFAKNSAARNAGLDLEDKIISVDNNRFQYIDQVQSYFKENAGKDVVVEFNHDGQEKESMLKVNDKGFIGVQFSSYDFELATIHYSFFESIPRGMERGKNSIVNYLKQLKLMGNPDTGAYKSVGGFISIGKIFPTYWDWYSFWNMTALLSIILAVMNILPIPALDGGHVLFLLFEIITRRKPNEKFLEYAQTAGMFILLALLLYANGNDIIKLIFN
- a CDS encoding DUF4837 family protein, giving the protein MKKNRIFQFLTVITLIIGLSSCGGGSKKLMKKATGKPGSLVVVVPDNIWNGPAGTSIREFLAQPVPSLPQDEPVLDVINIPNQGFTDIFRTTRNILLVKVDDRLEKNQISFAKDVWSTPQTVIHLKAKSEKELIDLFTKNQRKILSYYLRAEYGILMDTYSKETFRNKPVGKYLLKKYNINMNFPKGFQIAKDVPNFSWIRYESRETSQGVFVWSTPYTDESQFKVENLVAMRDSILKANVEGPAPHSFMTTEKRIETLSRVFKLNGNYAKELRGLWKVEGDFMGGPWVSISVLDVIKKRIITVDGYLYSPKMDKRNLLRQVEAILRSVSFPYQKKLDMANNKIDQMNVDITVKPTK
- a CDS encoding 1-deoxy-D-xylulose-5-phosphate reductoisomerase; translated protein: MTTIKKIAILGSTGSIGTQTLEVVDHHPDKFSVEVITANNSAKELIAQAIKYKPNCVVIANEEKYKEVDDALFSHDIKVYAGSDALEQVVQMDSIDIVVTAMVGYAGLIPTIRAIEANKPIALANKETLVVAGDLINEKVKQHQVAILPVDSEHSAIFQCLTGEHLNPIEQIYLTCSGGPFLGKTRDELKHVTAKDALKHPNWDMGAKISIDSATMMNKGFEVIEAKWLFDLTPDQIKVIVHPQSIVHSLVQFEDGSMKAQMGLPDMKLPIQYALTYPERYKTSFERFNFMDYPNLTFSAPDMETFSNLRLAYQAMDEGGNKACALNAANEIVVKAFLNNEISFLGMPKVNELVMEKISYIAKPTLDDYIETDKVAREMAIELIKKRTI
- a CDS encoding twin-arginine translocase TatA/TatE family subunit, which gives rise to MFGGQEIFIIALVILVLFGGKKIPELMRGVGKGLKEFKNETKEDDAEKKEDEKK